In Oryza sativa Japonica Group chromosome 11, ASM3414082v1, the following are encoded in one genomic region:
- the LOC4349758 gene encoding phosphatidylinositol 4-phosphate 5-kinase 6, with protein sequence MNPLPALASRLWEASIRKLKYSTILRGSVVPSGGTFDGPAAATGNAAGGDPITLTPSLSVSSSTSNTIYQYDDGDEDIDSVLDDVDTDDDDVDEASLGEPSHSDQLLPSGDFYQGDLRCDLPHGAGKYLWTDGSMYEGSWRGGRAAGRGKFSWSSGAIYEGDLAGGYMHGQGTYIGELGDTFAGLWANNLRHGRGTQAYVNGDVYDGHWRDGLQDGHGQYIWRGGHEYIGTWKAGEMHGRGTVIWADGDRYDGAWEDAKPKGQGTFRWSDGGMYIGLWCQESGETQGKGVYYPPSGGPAVPLPREPKGVITKLLEELEMSEGKTVSLLPSQKVLTWPGVEPVTKKPVWLPPEVAADQGMWRPPEVGADQGRRSSRRNNMSSDIDSLVEGEDGGEESRNDRSWVRTPSCMRAPTMPKPGKKQGETISKGHKNYELMLNLQLGIILDVPIMYELIIWIKLDVPIIYLYLVFTVHYQRVFFFQITLKFLAFDRHKDSCNIIGPAVLLSG encoded by the coding sequence ATGAACCCGCTCCCTGCTCTGGCCAGCCGGCTGTGGGAGGCGAGCATCCGCAAGCTCAAGTACTCCACCATCCTTCGCGGCTCCGTCGTCCCCTCCGGCGGCACCTTCGACGGACCGGCGGCCGCCACCGGCAATGCCGCTGGAGGTGACCCCATCACGCTCACCCCAAGCCTCTCCGTCAGCTCCTCCACCTCCAACACCATCTACCAgtacgacgacggcgacgaagacATCGACTCCGTCCTCGACGACGTtgacaccgacgacgacgacgtcgacgaggcGTCGCTCGGCGAGCCCAGCCACTCCGACCAGCTGCTGCCCAGCGGAGACTTCTACCAGGGCGACCTACGCTGTGACCTCCCCCACGGCGCCGGCAAGTATCTCTGGACGGACGGCAGCATGTACGAGgggtcgtggcgcggcggccgcgcggccggccgcggcaAGTTCTCGTGGTCGTCGGGCGCCATCTACGagggcgacctcgccggcgggtACATGCACGGACAGGGGACGTACATCGGCGAGCTCGGGGACACGTTCGCCGGGCTGTGGGCGAACAACCTCCGGCACGGCCGCGGCACGCAGGCGTACGTCAACGGCGACGTGTACGACGGCCACTGGCGCGACGGGCTGCAGGACGGGCACGGCCAGTACATCTGGCGCGGCGGCCACGAGTACATCGGGACGTGGAAGGCCGGCGAGATGCACGGCCGCGGGACGGTGATATGGGCGGACGGCGACCGGTACGACGGCGCGTGGGAGGACGCCAAGCCCAAGGGGCAGGGCACGTTCCGGTGGTCCGACGGCGGGATGTACATTGGCCTGTGGTGCCAGGAGTCCGGCGAGACGCAGGGCAAGGGCGTGTACTACCCGCCGTCCGGTGGCCCGGCGGTGCCGTTGCCCCGGGAACCCAAGGGGGTGATCACGAAGCTGCTCGAGGAGCTGGAGATGTCCGAGGGGAAGACGGTGTCGCTGCTGCCGTCACAGAAGGTGCTGACATGGCCTGGGGTGGAGCCCGTGACGAAGAAGCCGGTGTGGCTgccgccggaggtcgccgctgACCAAGGGATGTGGCGGCCGCCGGAGGTTGGAGCTGACCAAGGGAGGAGGTCGAGCAGGAGGAACAACATGTCGTCCGACATTGACAGCCTGGTTGagggggaggacggcggcgaggagagtcGCAACGACAGGTCATGGGTGCGGACACCGTCGTGTATGCGCGCGCCGACGATGCCGAAGCCGGGGAAGAAGCAGGGGGAGACCATCTCCAAGGGGCACAAGAACTACGAACTGATGCTCAACTTGCAGCTGGGAATAATATTAGATGTACCTATCATGTATGAATTAATAATATGGATAAAATTAGATGTACCTATCATTTATTTGTATTTGGTTTTTACTGTACATTACcagcgtgttttttttttccaaatcacACTCAAATTCCTAGCCTTTGATAGACATAAAGATTCGTGCAACATTATCGGGCCCGCAGTCCTTTTATCGGGTTAG
- the LOC4349760 gene encoding uncharacterized protein has protein sequence MAASRYYLNLDFDVSDMKPLPDYCFSEAWEVWEAHADQSDYEREQAVLRFYEEKEKEIKAAYSEALSDEDDEEKDGEICQLLGYEEEHGQVSAGMEDIPENHVKKGCTYASPEYLAELTQKILLEINVNEDLGNLSLLESWKVMRTRKLLKQVLCHEMKHARNEGGQVFEGELEHKKARMAESSQNKGEDEETLLPVGLTPDDI, from the exons ATGGCCGCATCCCGTTATTACCTTAATCTGGATTTTGACGTTTCCGATATGAAGCCTCTGCCCGACTACTGCTTTTCCGAGGCCTGGGAGGTGTGGGAAGCCCATGCTGATCAATCGGATTATGAAAGGGAACAGGCTGTTTTGAGG TTCTATGAAGAAAAGGAGAAGGAGATAAAAGCTGCTTATTCTGAAGCCCTAAGTGACGAGGATGATGAGGAGAAAGATGGAGAAATATGTCAG CTTCTGGGTTACGAAGAGGAACATGGACAAGTCTCTGCAGGGATGGAAGATATACCAGAAAACCATGTCAAAAAAGGCTGCACTTACGCGAGCCCAGAGTACCTGGCGGAGCTAACTCAGAAAATTCTATTGGAAATAAATGTAAATGAAGACCTTGGCAAT TTGTCTCTTCTGGAGTCATGGAAGGTGATGAGGACAAGAAAACTGTTAAAACAG GTGCTATGTCATGAAATGAAGCATGCTCGTAATGAAGGAGGACAAGTATTTGAAGGTGAGCTGGAACACAAGAAGGCAAGAATGGCAGAAAGCTCACAGAACAAAGGAGAAGATGAAGAGACCCTTCTGCCA GTCGGTCTGACACCGGATGACATCTGA
- the LOC4349759 gene encoding uncharacterized protein — protein MSSKSSPRELTGKKKLTKHDDEALRFIELAENGTDPATIDASEELAKKPLCTYTYRTLFRTFNYKGMHVLHHSAKGAHVTLTHHLVEFLGIDVDKKDSTGRTILHIAVPRNSGGYFGHVLAKLEPSIDMKDNLGLTPLQLSILLGKYAAMQKLIDFGADIHIHSLYGGPIHAAVALDDEIALEALMRKTNTRLLL, from the exons ATGTCATCAAAAAG CTCGCCAAGGGAACTGACTGGAAAGAAGAAACTGACTAAACATGACGATG AAGCATTAAGGTTTATTGAGCTGGCTGAGAATGGTACCGACCCCGCAACTATCGATGCATCCGAAG AATTGGCAAAGAAGCCGTTATGCACTTACACATATAGGACACTTTTTCGCACTTTTAACTACAAAGGGATGCATGTGCTGCATCACTCTGCCAAGGGTGCACATGTTACTCTTACTCATCATTTAGTGGAGTTTTTGGGCATTGATGTTGACAAAAAGGATAGCACAG GTAGGACGATTCTTCATATTGCTGTTCCGAGAAACAGCGGAGGGTATTTTGGCCATGTCCTTGCAAAGCTTGAACCTAGCATTGACATGAAAGATAATCTTGGATTAACACCGCTTCAGCTATCTATTCTTCTTG GCAAATATGCTGCGATGCAAAAATTGATAGACTTTGGGGCTGACATTCATATCCATTCTCTTTATGGAGGACCAATTCACGCAGCAGTAGCACTGGATGATGAAATTGCTCTTGAAGCTCTTATGAGAAAGACCAATACACGTCTTTTGCTATGA